A section of the Triplophysa dalaica isolate WHDGS20190420 chromosome 8, ASM1584641v1, whole genome shotgun sequence genome encodes:
- the fap gene encoding dipeptidyl peptidase 4 isoform X1: MGCNKVCVAVGGAVVVITLIVIPTAIYVNRADSVLKRTYSFDDFYNDTIRYKTYNLRWISDTEYLHKTSEGHVYLHNVKNMKNSIFLSNTTFAQVDATDYFVSEDRQFVIFVSNYSKQWRHSFNASYHMYSMGTQEFISEGQIPHLTQLLVWAPKGNKMAYVWNFNIYLKINATAEPVQVTKNGKVNEILNGIPDWVYEEEIFGSNEGILWSPEGKYLAYIQINDTGVHNIEYSMYGDEQYPTRVLIPYPKAGSVIPRAKLFVVDAENPSKRSEVVVPKPIGVGDHYLSSVTWVTDTRLAVQWVPRRQDRVLLQIYDYDGTSWKEVSKFEQKSRTGWIGRYYPLPPQFAKDNTSFYKVMSDDRGYKHLHYVNGGKAEAITSGKWEVIYISVVTKDAIYYVSNEYMGRPGQRNLYKISITTDGHSSPECITCSLHPDRCQYNSAYFSTNASYFRMDCYGPGLPLFILMENKGPVKEVQVLEDNKKLESILTTELLMPTIKRSTMKIAGYNLWYQMMLPPDFDSSKKYPLLIDVYGGPGSQNTDYVFRLEWATYLCSTEKVVVASFDGRGSGYQGDEIMHAIYKRLGTYEVEDQISAVRKFIEMGFIDQDKIGIWGWSYGGYVTSMVLGSGSGLFKCGIAVAPVAKWEYYDAVYTERYMHRPEENSDGYKNSTVTSRAQNFNSDQYLLVHGTADDNVHFQQAAQISKALVESQIVFQAMWYTDKDHSLSGRARYHLYSHLNKFLDNCLLKKNGV, encoded by the exons ATG GGCTGTAACAAGGTGTGCGTGGCGGTGGGAGGCGCTGTTGTCGTCATCACGCTCATCGTTATTCCCACGGCAATTTACGTCAACA GAGCAGATTCGGTATTAAAGAGAACGTATTCTTTTGACGATTTTTACAATGATACTATCAGGTATAAAACATACAATCTCCGCTGGATATCAG ACACAGAATACCTCCATAAAACAAGTGAGGGCCACGTTTACCTGCACAACGTTAAAAATATGAAGAATTCAATATTCTTAAGCAACACAACTTTT GCTCAAGTGGATGCCACAGATTACTTTGTGTCTGAAGACAGGCAGTTTGTCATCTTCGTGAGCAACTACTCAAAG CAATGGAGACATTCTTTCAACGCATCTTATCATATGTACAGCATGGGGACTCA GGAATTTATCTCCGAGGGTCAAATTCCACACCTCACACAACTCTTAGTTTGGGCAccaaaaggaaataaaatg GCTTATGTCTggaattttaacatttacctCAAAATCAACGCCACCGCTGAACCAGTGCAAGTCACCAAAAATGGAAAAGTAAATGAGATTCTCAATGGAATACCAGACTGGGTTTATGAGG AGGAAATTTTCGGCTCAAATGAAGGCATTTTGTGGTCTCCAGAAGGGAAATATCTGGcgtatatacaaataaatgacacTGGAGTTCACAACATTGAATACTCAATGTATGGAGATGAGCAATACCCCACCAGAGTGTTGATCCCCTACCCAAAA GCAGGCAGCGTTATTCCCAGAGCAAAGCTGTTTGTGGTCGATGCTGAAAATCCATCCAAACGCTCAGAAGTCGTGGTCCCGAAACCCATCGGAGTGGG AGATCACTACCTGAGCTCAGTCACGTGGGTGACAGACACACGTCTGGCCGTTCAATGGGTGCCTCGCAGACAAGACCGGGTCCTCCTGCAGATTTACGACTATGATGGCACCAGCTGGAAAGAAGTCTCG aaATTTGAGCAGAAGAGCAGAACTGGCTGGATTGGTCGG tattaccCTTTACCTCCACAATTTGCCAAAGATAACACAAGTTTTTACAAGGTGATGAGTGATGACAGAGGTTACAAACATCTCCACTACGTCAATGGA GGTAAAGCAGAAGCCATTACCTCAGGCAAATGGGAAGTGATATACATCTCTGTAGTAACCAAAGATGCTAT ATACTATGTGAGTAATGAATACATGGGAAGACCTGGACAGAGGAACCTTTACAA GATTTCTATCACCACAGATGGTCATTCTTCTCCTGAGTGCATCACCTGCTCTCTGCATCCGGACAGATGTCAATATAACTCGGCTTACTTCAGCACTAACGCCTCATACTTCCGCATGGACTGTTACG GCCCTGGACTTCCACTATTTATACTGATGGAGAACAAAGGTCCTGTTAAAG AGGTTCAGGTCCTGGAGGACAATAAGAAATTGGAAAGCATTCTGACCACTGAACTTCTCATGCCCACTATCAAACGCTCTACGATGAAGATCGCCGgataca ATCTGTGGTATCAGATGATGTTACCTCCAGATTTTGACTCCTCCAAAAAATATCCTCTTTTAATTGATGT GTACGGGGGTCCGGGCAGCCAGAACACGGACTATGTTTTCAGACTGGAGTGGGCCACGTACTTATGCAGCACAGAGAAGGTGGTCGTGGCTAGCTTTGACGGCAGGGGAAGCGGTTACCAGGGTGATGAGATAATGCACGCCATCTATAAGCGACTGGGCACGTATGAGGTGGAAGATCAGATCTCGGCCGTGAG AAAATTCATCGAAATGGGTTTTATTGACCAAGATAAAATTGGAATATGGGGTTGG TCATATGGTGGATATGTGACGTCTATGGTTCTGGGTTCAGGGAGCGGCCTGTTCAAATGTGGAATTGCTGTGGCTCCTGTTGCTAAGTGGGAGTATTATG ATGCTGTTTATACAGAGAGGTACATGCACCGGCCTGAAGAAAACTCAGACGGCtataaa aaCTCCACAGTGACCAGCAGGGCACAAAACTTCAACTCAGATCAATACTTACTGGTACACGGAACTGCAGatg ATAATGTTCACTTCCAGCAGGCCGCCCAAATTTCTAAAGCCCTGGTGGAAAGTCAAATTGTTTTTCAAGCGATG TGGTACACCGACAAGGATCACAGTCTGTCTGGTAGAGCACGTTACCACCTGTACTCACACTTAAATAAATTTCTGGATAATTGCTTGCTTAAGAAAAATGGAGTATGA
- the fap gene encoding dipeptidyl peptidase 4 isoform X2, which translates to MKNSIFLSNTTFAQVDATDYFVSEDRQFVIFVSNYSKQWRHSFNASYHMYSMGTQEFISEGQIPHLTQLLVWAPKGNKMAYVWNFNIYLKINATAEPVQVTKNGKVNEILNGIPDWVYEEEIFGSNEGILWSPEGKYLAYIQINDTGVHNIEYSMYGDEQYPTRVLIPYPKAGSVIPRAKLFVVDAENPSKRSEVVVPKPIGVGDHYLSSVTWVTDTRLAVQWVPRRQDRVLLQIYDYDGTSWKEVSKFEQKSRTGWIGRYYPLPPQFAKDNTSFYKVMSDDRGYKHLHYVNGGKAEAITSGKWEVIYISVVTKDAIYYVSNEYMGRPGQRNLYKISITTDGHSSPECITCSLHPDRCQYNSAYFSTNASYFRMDCYGPGLPLFILMENKGPVKEVQVLEDNKKLESILTTELLMPTIKRSTMKIAGYNLWYQMMLPPDFDSSKKYPLLIDVYGGPGSQNTDYVFRLEWATYLCSTEKVVVASFDGRGSGYQGDEIMHAIYKRLGTYEVEDQISAVRKFIEMGFIDQDKIGIWGWSYGGYVTSMVLGSGSGLFKCGIAVAPVAKWEYYDAVYTERYMHRPEENSDGYKNSTVTSRAQNFNSDQYLLVHGTADDNVHFQQAAQISKALVESQIVFQAMWYTDKDHSLSGRARYHLYSHLNKFLDNCLLKKNGV; encoded by the exons ATGAAGAATTCAATATTCTTAAGCAACACAACTTTT GCTCAAGTGGATGCCACAGATTACTTTGTGTCTGAAGACAGGCAGTTTGTCATCTTCGTGAGCAACTACTCAAAG CAATGGAGACATTCTTTCAACGCATCTTATCATATGTACAGCATGGGGACTCA GGAATTTATCTCCGAGGGTCAAATTCCACACCTCACACAACTCTTAGTTTGGGCAccaaaaggaaataaaatg GCTTATGTCTggaattttaacatttacctCAAAATCAACGCCACCGCTGAACCAGTGCAAGTCACCAAAAATGGAAAAGTAAATGAGATTCTCAATGGAATACCAGACTGGGTTTATGAGG AGGAAATTTTCGGCTCAAATGAAGGCATTTTGTGGTCTCCAGAAGGGAAATATCTGGcgtatatacaaataaatgacacTGGAGTTCACAACATTGAATACTCAATGTATGGAGATGAGCAATACCCCACCAGAGTGTTGATCCCCTACCCAAAA GCAGGCAGCGTTATTCCCAGAGCAAAGCTGTTTGTGGTCGATGCTGAAAATCCATCCAAACGCTCAGAAGTCGTGGTCCCGAAACCCATCGGAGTGGG AGATCACTACCTGAGCTCAGTCACGTGGGTGACAGACACACGTCTGGCCGTTCAATGGGTGCCTCGCAGACAAGACCGGGTCCTCCTGCAGATTTACGACTATGATGGCACCAGCTGGAAAGAAGTCTCG aaATTTGAGCAGAAGAGCAGAACTGGCTGGATTGGTCGG tattaccCTTTACCTCCACAATTTGCCAAAGATAACACAAGTTTTTACAAGGTGATGAGTGATGACAGAGGTTACAAACATCTCCACTACGTCAATGGA GGTAAAGCAGAAGCCATTACCTCAGGCAAATGGGAAGTGATATACATCTCTGTAGTAACCAAAGATGCTAT ATACTATGTGAGTAATGAATACATGGGAAGACCTGGACAGAGGAACCTTTACAA GATTTCTATCACCACAGATGGTCATTCTTCTCCTGAGTGCATCACCTGCTCTCTGCATCCGGACAGATGTCAATATAACTCGGCTTACTTCAGCACTAACGCCTCATACTTCCGCATGGACTGTTACG GCCCTGGACTTCCACTATTTATACTGATGGAGAACAAAGGTCCTGTTAAAG AGGTTCAGGTCCTGGAGGACAATAAGAAATTGGAAAGCATTCTGACCACTGAACTTCTCATGCCCACTATCAAACGCTCTACGATGAAGATCGCCGgataca ATCTGTGGTATCAGATGATGTTACCTCCAGATTTTGACTCCTCCAAAAAATATCCTCTTTTAATTGATGT GTACGGGGGTCCGGGCAGCCAGAACACGGACTATGTTTTCAGACTGGAGTGGGCCACGTACTTATGCAGCACAGAGAAGGTGGTCGTGGCTAGCTTTGACGGCAGGGGAAGCGGTTACCAGGGTGATGAGATAATGCACGCCATCTATAAGCGACTGGGCACGTATGAGGTGGAAGATCAGATCTCGGCCGTGAG AAAATTCATCGAAATGGGTTTTATTGACCAAGATAAAATTGGAATATGGGGTTGG TCATATGGTGGATATGTGACGTCTATGGTTCTGGGTTCAGGGAGCGGCCTGTTCAAATGTGGAATTGCTGTGGCTCCTGTTGCTAAGTGGGAGTATTATG ATGCTGTTTATACAGAGAGGTACATGCACCGGCCTGAAGAAAACTCAGACGGCtataaa aaCTCCACAGTGACCAGCAGGGCACAAAACTTCAACTCAGATCAATACTTACTGGTACACGGAACTGCAGatg ATAATGTTCACTTCCAGCAGGCCGCCCAAATTTCTAAAGCCCTGGTGGAAAGTCAAATTGTTTTTCAAGCGATG TGGTACACCGACAAGGATCACAGTCTGTCTGGTAGAGCACGTTACCACCTGTACTCACACTTAAATAAATTTCTGGATAATTGCTTGCTTAAGAAAAATGGAGTATGA